The window TCGATGACGGTTCGCAGGATCCGCGGGGCGGTTGAGGCGCCCGTCGAGAGCAGGTCGGGTGCCACCCCGGTGAAGTCCGGGTACCACGACACGATCAGGGCCAGGCGGTGCTGGCCGCGCCCGGTGTGCCACTGGCGGCGCACCACGCGTTCCCCGTCGCGCAGGTCGAGGATGTCGGCCACGTACACGGGCGGCTTCACCAGCGCGGCATCGGTCACGGTGCACGTCTCGCCGTCCGCGAGGACGCTCCCGCTGCGCAGGGCCCGCAAGAGGCTGTCGTAGCCGCTGGGAGCCATCTGGGCGCTACTGACGAACGTGCCGCGCGGCGTCATGGACAGCAGTCCCTCCACGGCGAGCTGGCCCAGGGCTTTTTGCATCGTGGCGCGCGCCACGCCGTCGGTATCCAACGAGGACATCGCACGCCTGACCCGCACGTCACCACAGAATCTCGGGAAGCTCGTACGTCGGCGGCAAGACTGACGTCCCGCGCCACCT of the Streptomyces sp. NBC_01471 genome contains:
- a CDS encoding UTRA domain-containing protein; protein product: MDTDGVARATMQKALGQLAVEGLLSMTPRGTFVSSAQMAPSGYDSLLRALRSGSVLADGETCTVTDAALVKPPVYVADILDLRDGERVVRRQWHTGRGQHRLALIVSWYPDFTGVAPDLLSTGASTAPRILRTVIDATGRRPTGSRDDIHGRECDAREASYLGLRVGAPITATAHRLWDETGVIAYEERCLPTRHTMSFEYEIPA